From a single Nitrospira lenta genomic region:
- the tmpT gene encoding thiopurine S-methyltransferase, protein MDASFWHNRWQTNQTGWHERAVNPLLTTHFPSLNVPPGGRVFVPLCGKSLDLGWLLPRGYAVAGAELSELAVTQLFAELKMDARISEVGKLKHFHGEKIDIFVGDIFDLSREILGPVDAVYDRAALVALPEAVRTRYTAHLKSITALAPQLVIGYEYDQTVVAGPPFSVTSDELRRHYSDSYTLTLLAREDVPGGLKGKCPATEHIWRLNKRPG, encoded by the coding sequence ATGGACGCAAGTTTTTGGCATAACCGATGGCAGACGAACCAGACAGGCTGGCATGAGCGCGCCGTCAACCCGCTGCTGACCACACACTTTCCTTCCTTGAACGTGCCACCTGGCGGGCGTGTCTTTGTGCCGCTCTGCGGGAAGTCTCTCGATCTCGGCTGGCTCTTGCCTCGCGGCTATGCGGTCGCCGGAGCGGAGCTCAGCGAGTTGGCCGTGACGCAGCTCTTCGCAGAACTGAAAATGGACGCTCGTATCTCGGAGGTCGGTAAACTCAAGCATTTTCACGGAGAAAAGATCGACATCTTCGTCGGCGATATCTTTGACCTATCCCGCGAAATCCTCGGCCCTGTTGACGCAGTCTATGACCGGGCCGCCCTGGTCGCACTACCGGAGGCTGTGCGGACTCGCTACACGGCGCATCTCAAATCCATCACAGCCTTGGCGCCCCAACTGGTCATCGGCTATGAGTACGACCAAACCGTCGTGGCAGGGCCGCCGTTTTCAGTGACCTCCGATGAACTCCGTCGCCATTACAGCGATAGCTATACCCTCACGCTGCTGGCTCGCGAGGATGTCCCCGGCGGGCTCAAAGGAAAATGTCCGGCAACCGAACATATCTGGCGGTTGAACAAGCGGCCGGGCTAG